A region from the Fusarium musae strain F31 chromosome 1, whole genome shotgun sequence genome encodes:
- a CDS encoding hypothetical protein (EggNog:ENOG41), translating to MESAFAKPVGDVLTNFNVNEATGLSDSQVTELRNKHGRNSIPEEPPTPLWELILEQFKDQLVLILLGSAAVSFVLALFDDEEGWSAFVDPVVILTILILNGVVGVSQESSAEKAIAALQEYSANEANVVRNGGHVSRVKAEELVPGDIITVSIGDRIPADCRVISIESNSFSVDQAVLTGESESVGKRASTVIEDEKAVLQDQTNMLFSGTTVVTGRARAIVVLTGPNTAIGDIHESITAQISEPTPLKQKLNDFGDSLAKVITVICILVWLINIPNFNDPSHGNWTKGAIYYLKIAVSLGVAAIPEGLAVVITTCLALGTRKMAAKNAVVRSLPSVETLGSCSVICSDKTGTLTTNQMSVSKVLHLNEDGSGLDELDVEGTTFAPRGAIKSNGVVVQDLPNSSATIRQMAQVAAICNDAQLAYDSRSATFSSIGEPTEGALRVLVEKIGPCAPTDTRPEDCVHYASAAYQKELPRLATYEFSRDRKSMSVLVGKGNDKKLLVKGAPESVIDRCTQTLVGSNGKKVALTKKIADRLMSEIVRYGNNGLRVIALASIDKVAENPLLHTASSTEQYAQLEQNMTFLGLVCMLDPPREEVPGAVQKCKDAGIRVIVITGDNRNTAESICRQIGVFGQHEDLTGKSYTGREFDQLSPSEQLEAAKRASLFSRVEPSHKSRLVDLLQSLGEVVAMTGDGVNDAPALKKADIGVAMGSGTDVSKLAADMVLADSNFATIEVAIEEGRSIYNNTQQFIRYLISSNIGEVVSIFLTAALGMPEALVPVQLLWVNLVTDGLPATALSFNPPDHDIMKRRPRKRDEALIGGWLFFRYLVIGTYVGLATVAGYAWWFMYNPEGPQITFRQLTRFHHCSADFPEIGCSMFSNDMAKAASTVSLSILVVIEMFNAINALSSSESLLTLPLWKNMMLVYAITLSMALHFALVYVPFLQGLFSIVPLNALEWKAVVAISAPVVLLDEILKAIERQFFMQTTTDISLKTKKEQ from the exons ATGGAGAGCGCGTTCGCGAAACCAGTTGGCGATGTCCTCACCAACTTCAACGTCAACGAGGCTACAGGCTTGAGCGACTCTCAGGTCACCGAGCTACGTAACAAACATGGGCGCAACT CTATTCCTGAGGAGCCTCCTACTCCTCTGTGGGAGCTTATCCTAGAGCAATTCAAGGACCAGCTagttctcatccttcttggtTCCGCCGCTGTCTCTTTCGTTCTGGCACTtttcgacgatgaagagggctGGAGTGCTTTCGTTGACCCAGTCGTC ATTCTCaccattctcattctcaacgGTGTCGTCGGAGTCTCCCAGGAAAGCAGCGCCGAGAAGGCCATCGCCGCCTTACAAGAATACTCAGCAAACGAAGCAAATGTGGTGCGAAATGGTGGTCATGTTTCACGAGTCAAGGCCGAAGAGCTAGTCCCCGGTGACATTATCACAGTCTCCATTGGTGATCGTATTCCTGCCGATTGTCGAGTCATCTCTATCGAGAGCAACAGTTTCTCTGTCGACCAGGCAGTTCTCACTGGAGAGAGCGAGAGCGTCGGCAAGCGCGCCTCTACCGTTATCGAAGATGAGAAAGCCGTTCTACAGGACCAGACCAACATGTTGTTCTCTGGAACAACTGTTGTAACAGGTCGCGCCCGGGCAATTGTTGTTCTCACAGGCCCTAACACCGCTATCGGAGATATCCACGAAAGCATTACTGCCCAGATCTCGGAACCCACGCCCctgaagcagaagctcaacgacTTCGGCGACAGTCTAGCCAAGGTTATCACTGTGATTTGCATCCTGGTTTGGCTCATCAACATTCCCAACTTCAATGATCCTAGCCACGGCAACTGGACCAAGGGCGCCATTTACTACCTCAAGATTGCCGTCTCCCTTGGTGTTGCTGCGATTCCTGAGGGTCTGGCAGTTGTTATCACCACCTGCTTGGCTCTTGGAACGAGAAAGATGGCTGCTAAGAACGCTGTCGTCCGAAGCCTCCCTTCTGTTGAGACCCTTGGAAGCTGCAGCGTCATCTGCTCTGACAAGACCGGTACTCTGACCACCAACCAGATGAGCGTTAGCAAGGTTCTGCATCTCAACGAAGACGGCAGCGGTCTCGATGAGCTCGACGTTGAGGGCACTACCTTCGCACCCCGCGGAGCCATCAAGTCAAACGGTGTTGTCGTTCAGGACCTCCCCAACTCTTCTGCTACCATCCGCCAAATGGCACAGGTAGCTGCCATTTGCAATGACGCCCAGCTTGCCTATGATTCTCGATCTGCCACTTTCTCCAGCATTGGTGAACCAACTGAGGGTGCTCTTCGAGTCttggttgagaagattggACCTTGTGCCCCTACCGATACCCGCCCTGAAGATTGTGTCCATTATGCCAGCGCAGCCTACCAGAAGGAACTGCCTCGCCTGGCTACGTACGAGTTCTCCCGTGATCGCAAGAGCATGTCTGTCTTGGTTGGTAAGGGTAATGATAAGAAACTCCTGGTCAAGGGCGCTCCCGAATCAGTTATCGATCGCTGCACACAGACTCTCGTTGGCTCCAATGGCAAGAAGGTTGCACTCACCAAGAAGATTGCAGACCGCCTGATGAGCGAGATTGTACGATATGGTAACAACGGTCTTCGAGTCATCGCTCTCGCCAGCATCGACAAGGTGGCCGAGAACCCTCTTCTGCACACTGCTTCTTCTACCGAACAATATGCCCAGCTTGAACAGAACATGACTTTCCTTGGCCTCGTCTGCATGCTTGATCCTCCCAGAGAGGAGGTTCCTGGCGCTGTACAGAAGTGCAAGGATGCTGGTATTCgtgtcatcgtcatcactgGAGACAACCGTAACACCGCTGAAAGCATTTGCCGCCAGATTGGTGTTTTCGGTCAGCATGAGGATCTTACTGGAAAGAGCTACACCGGCCGTGAGTTTGACCAGTTGTCCCCTAGCGAGCAACTTGAAGCTGCTAAGCGTGCCTCTCTGTTCTCCCGTGTTGAAcccagccacaaatctcgaCTGGTCGATCTACTTCAATCTCTTGGCGAAGTTGTTGCTATGACTGGCGATGGTGTCAACGATGCCCCTGCTCTGAAGAAGGCCGATATCGGTGTTGCGATGGGCTCAGGAACTGATGTCTCCAAGCTGGCTGCCGACATGGTTCTTGCGGACAGCAACTTTGCCACTATCGAGGTAGCCATCGAGGAGGGTCGTTCCATTTACAACAACACTCAGCAGTTCATCCGGTATCTGATCTCGTCCAATATTGGTGAGGTCGTCTCGATTTTCCTGACGGCTGCTCTTGGTATGCCCGAGGCTCTCGTTCCAGTTCAACTTCTTTGGGTCAACCTCGTCACCGATGGTCTGCCTGCCACCGCTCTGTCTTTCAACCCCCCTGACCACGACATCATGAAGCGTCGTCCTCGCAAGAGAGATGAAGCTCTGATTGGCGGATGGCTCTTCTTCCGGTATCTCGTCATTGGTACCTATGTTGGTCTTGCTACGGTTGCTGGCTATGCTTGGTGGTTCATGTATAACCCGGAGGGTCCTCAGATCACTTTCCGCCAACTCACACGCTTCCACCACTGCTCAGCTGACTTCCCCGAAATTGGCTGCTCCATGTTCTCCAACGACATGGCCAAGGCAGCTTCAACGGTCTCATTGTCTATCCTGGTCGTGATTGAAATGTTTAACGCCATCAACGCGCTGTCATCTAGCGAGTCTCTCCTCACTCTGCCCCTCTGGAAGAACATGATGCTCGTTTATGCCATCACTCTGTCCATGGCCTTGCATTTTGCTCTCGTCTATGTTCCCTTCCTTCAAGGCCTGTTCTCCATTGTGCCCCTGAACGCTTTGGAATGGAAGGCAGTTGTTGCCATCAGCGCCCCTGTTGT ACTTCTCGACGAGATACTCAAGGCTATTGAGCGACAGTTCTTCATGCAGACAACAACTGACATTTCCCTTAAGACAAAGAAGGAACAATAG
- a CDS encoding hypothetical protein (EggNog:ENOG41) translates to MARGETQQTKVHYKGSDDFIIFIDDVETYQKWKSDKSIPLAHFISSFKIFLTHNQGAQGSLDAASKAALENEFGTSVDDDVIKQILEKGDTQTVEFPERQGPKNDSKGPMISH, encoded by the exons ATGGCTCGCGGCGAGACTCAGCAGACCAAGGTCCACTACAAGGGTAGCgacgacttcatcatcttcattgatgatgttgagaccTACCAGAAGTGGAAGAGCGACAAGAGCATTCCTCTTGCTCACTTCATTTCTtccttcaagatcttcctGACACACAA CCAAGGAGCTCAGGGAAGTCTCGATGCTGCTTCAAAGGCCGCTCTTGAGAACGAGTTTGGTACTTCtgtcgacgatgatgtcATCAAGCAGattcttgagaagggcgaCACTCAGACCGTAGAG TTCCCCGAGCGTCAAGGTCCCAAGAACGACAGCAAGGGCCCTATGATCTCCCACTAG
- a CDS encoding hypothetical protein (EggNog:ENOG41) gives MGKLIKNHWARLIILSAAAYQIAAAIECFFWPKIFWDFLTRTLDGAVRPVPALQIINLLLGIAMLALEWPLNFVAGSALHRSLEFRLAILPLTALSAALIYQGTNAAIYYLIGMIVYFWGYSEGEMICAKPWTLPNRGRSGGGTRA, from the exons ATGGGAAAACTCATCAAGAATCACTGGGCCcgtctcatcatcttgagcGCCGCAGCTT ATCAGATTGCGGCTGCCATAGAGTGCTTCTTCTGGCCCAAGATCTTCTGGGATTTCCTTACGCGCACCCTCGATGGTGCAGTGAGACCTGTGCCGGCTTTGCAGATAATAAATCTACTCCTGGGGATTGCCATGCTGGCTCTCGAATGGCCCCTCAACTTCGTCGCCGGCTCGGCTCTCCACCGCTCGCTAGAATTCCGACTTGCCATCCTTCCACTCACGGCACTCAGTGCTGCTCTTATCTACCAAGGCACAAACGCCGCTATCTACTACCTCATCGGCATGATCGTCTACTTCTGGGGTTACAGCGAAGGCGAG ATGATCTGCGCAAAACCCTGGACTCTTCCTAATCGCGGGCGCAGCGGCGGCGGTACGCGTGCATAG